Below is a genomic region from Zea mays cultivar B73 chromosome 9, Zm-B73-REFERENCE-NAM-5.0, whole genome shotgun sequence.
tccgcttggagttggcgtgttgcggggaaacgacgctcgtcttcgtctcagacgcgaggtcgatgcccgacgtgtcccccgttggggcgccggtgccgtcgactcgctcgacagccgacgaggtgccgcctcctgcttggccttggttgccccgcctcctcctccgtcggcgggggaggcgacgggacaaaccccaatgttgttcttccgccacgtggggaagatgtcgttgattccgccgccggcgggcgggttgtcggccgccattgtcgctgtcgcgcggcggaggaaggagtatcatgtcgttgctgccgtcgagggacatgaactcgagactcccgaaacggagcaccgtcccgggctggagaggttgctggagactgcccatctggagcttgacaggaagctattcgtcaacacgcagcaggcccctacctggcgtgccaactgtcggcgtttcgaccccggggggtccctggaccgacgagtaaattgtcgccgcgtgtcccagcccagatgggtcggcgcgagacggagcacgaaggggggaaacatGGAGACAGgcataaaggggaaacccgcggccttcgtgtttgttctgcgcccaggtcgggtgcgcttgcagtagggggttacaagcgtccgcgtgggagggggcgagaggcctgcacgcgccgtcccgtcctcccgcgtggccaacctcctcgtacgagtgccctgggccttccttttataggcgtaaggagagggcccaggtgtacaataggagatgtagcagtgtgctaacgtgtctagcagagaggagctagtgccctaagtacatgccgtcgtggcagccggagaggttttggcaccctgttcatgtgatgtcgtggccgtcggaggagcgctggagccttgcggaaggacagctgtcggggctgtcgagtccttgctgacatctccttgcttccgtaaggggctgagagccgccatcgtcatggagcacgcggggcgccatcattatttgtttaccggggcgagccagatgggacaccggtcttgtaccccgtagcctgagctagctagggataggataatgatggcccccctgtgacgtggtcggtccgagccctgggtcgggcaaggcggaggctcctccgaggtcgaggtcgagtctgtcttccgaggtcgaggtcgagtccgagccccgggtcgggcgaggcggagaccatcgtctgaggccaaggctgagtccgagccctggggtcgggcgaggcggagttcgtcgtcttccggggtcgaggccgagtccgagccctggggtcgggcgaggcggagtttcctatggcgcccgaggccggacttggctgctgtcagcctctctctgttgagtggcacagcagtcggagcggcgcaggcgacactgtcttcttgtcaggccggtcagtggagcggcgaagtgactgcggtcacttcggctctgtcgactgaagggcgcgcgtcagaataaggtgtcagaccatccttgcattaaatgcacatgcgatatggtcggtcggtgtggcgatccggccaaggttgcttctcggcgaagactgggcctcgggcgagccgaaggtgtgtccgttgcttgagggggccctcgggcgagacgcgaatcctccggggtcggctgcccttgcccgaggttgggctcgggcgaggcgagatcgtgtcccttaagtggaccgagccttgacttaatcgcactcatcaggccttcgcagctttgtgttgatggaggttaccagctgagattaggagtcttgggggtaccctaattatggtccccgacaaggggGCGGCGGCGCGCCCGCTGGAGGGGATATACTAagattagttcttcaattcggacGACGGTGCGGCGCGCGGAGGAGGCCCGCGCGACGGtcgcgagcagggggcggcgacGCCTGCAGGGAAGTGGCGGCTGAAGAGAAGGGAGGGAGGAAACCGTAGCTCGATGATACCATGTTAGAGACAGTAGATTGATTATTAGGCTAACTCTAGAGGGTAGCTATATAGTCTTACATAAATCTAGCCACATGGGCCTAACCATATACTATAACACTCTGCATTTATTACTTATTACACTTCTTCCGCGCGTAATTAGCAGCCACTTCAACTCCAGCTGGGCCGTGCGTTCGTTGGAATCGAACTGCAACGGGTGTACGCTCCCGCCGCGCCATTTCCCTCCGATTCACACGACGCGGCGGCTATCCCTCCCGCCATGTATTGTCCACTCGAGCGAGCCTTTTACCGCCATTTTCTTGGCGCCAAACTCGCCTATCCTTTCCCGCCACGCTTCCCCTCCTCCCCGTCCTCCTATAAACGCCCGCCACGATTCCTCTGCCCCACCCCGCACACCGCGCCACGCTTGCAGTACCAGCAATCCAGAGCGGGGCAGATCTACCGAGATCCGCGTCACAGAGGAGAGAGAGATCGCCATGGTGGCGGCGCTGGGACCCGGCCGGTTCTACGGCAGCGGCCTGCCGAGGCCACGCTTCTTCCCGGGCGACCGCGTGGACCCGCCGGCGTCCGTCACCGACCCGCTCCTCGACTGGGCGCGCGAGGCGCACTGGTCCATGGGCGGCTTCGGCGTGAAGCGCCTCCGCCTGCAGGGCCGCATCGAGGGCTCCATCGACAAGCTCCGCCGCCGCACGCGCCGCGACGCCAGGGCCAAGACCAAGGCCCGCTCTGCTGGCCACGTGCCCGCCTCGCTGTCCCCGCTCGGCTCCGAGGACGAGGCGGAGGAGGTGGCGGCGCCGGAGCGGGCGCTCGTCGACGACGACGTGGACTCGGACGGGTCCGACGAgtcggagggggaggaggaggacgagcccCTCGCTGCTATCGTCACCGCCGCCAAGAAGAGGCGCGCGAGGAAGCTCAGCGACGAGTTCGACCGCATCGCCGCGGAGCAGCAGTACCAGCTGGTCGTGGAGAAGAAGCGGAAGGCGGGTGCGGCCAAGCCGGCGAGGACGTCGCCGAGGAAGCAGGCTTCTGCACCCGCCGCTGGGTCGTCGCCGAAGAGAAAGCAGGCTTCTGCACccgccgctggggcgccggcgatgGTGTCGCCAAAGAGGAAGGCCGCCGCACCGGCCGCTGCGCCCTCGTCGGCGGCTGGGGCAAGGAGGACCTCGCCGAGGAACAAGCACTGAGCGTAGGTCGCTGTATGTGCTGTTTTGTTTATTGATGTGAATCTTGCGATCGTGGGGTGCTACTCCTGAAAATGTGTAATCAGTGGCTGTGCACAATTGCTGGATTGGAATGACCATGGAATGGAATGAAATCGATGGTTATATCTGAAATGGAATTGAATTGACGGTTATCGTGATTGGAGTGACGATACAATGGAATTGAATCGATGGTTATATTTGAAATGGAATTGAATTGACGGTTGTGTCAGCACATTTGCACGTAAAGGAAGTGGAGGATTCAGCAACAACAAGACAGGCAATGTCGCAGTAGTCGCACGCTCCGAGGATAAGGAAGCTGTATTCGTATGTTGTGATTGGGCCGCAGTGGGTTGTGTAAGTGGTCCATTAGCGAGTCACACATATATATGTTCAGTGGCTGACTCTTGTTGGGGATATGAATAGAATAACAATACAACTGTCGTGTTGCCTATCTTCTTCTCCAAGTCTCCAATCTCTGTTGCTTTCTCCCTTCCCTGCTTTATAGACTTTTAGAAGGTGCTAACATTTGGTATCAGATTAGGTTGTCCTGAATCCCTCTCTGCTGTGCCATGGCACCCCGATCGTCCACGATGGATCATCCAGATCCTACCGTCCGCAAGCTACTCGATGCAATGTCGTTGATGGAGAATCGCTTGACTGAGGCGCTGGCGTGCCGTGGTGGCGAGCAGACTCCTGCCTCCTCCTTCGCCTCGCTATTTGACTCGTTCGAGGGCACCACAACTTCCTCCACCACAGCGCTACAATATGTCGACGACGTGTTCAGCTCTTCGGTGGGCGCGGAGTACGCCGCAAGCCCCTGTGCGCGGACGCGTTCTCCATCCTACGACGACGACGAACCGGTCTTCGATGCATGGCCTCTCTTCGACGAGGAACCTGTCGACAGCGCTACCACTCAGGCTCTCTTCTCCGACGATGCCAACCACTGCTTCGACGACGAGCTCGACACCGACCGGACCATGGAGTTCCACTTCCCCACCTCCGAATTCGACATCAAGCAGGTCGTGGCTGTGGTCAGCAACACCAAGGACTCGCTGGAGTTCGCCAGCGCGCGAAGAGTCGAGATCCGCACGCGCGTGACCGTGGCGTGCGAGGACTGGGTGGTGGACCACAACGTTGATGCCGCGACGGTGGCCGACATGGCGCACCTCGCACACGACTACTTCACGCTTCCACCCGAGGACAAGCCTCCGCTCGGCCCCTACATCGACACGGCTCCATCTCCAACTTCCTTTATCCCGCAGTTGATGGAGACCGAGGAAGAGGATGAGGTTTTCCACACCTCGCCCAGCACTTGTTCGACGATGGTCCCCAACCGCGATGCCACCACCAGCATGCTCGCCATGGTCGAGGCCACCTGGAGCGACGAGTACGCGCTCGTGGACCTGCAGTCCGTCTGCTACTACTCCACGTCCAACGCCAAGCCCACGCTCAATAGCCTCGACGAGGTCGATCCGAAGTTGCTCAAGACCTTCATCCCGCTCACCGAGCAGAAGCACCTCTCCGACGTCACCATCGACGCCGTCATCGACTCCGCCTCCATCACCATCACCCACCACGAGGCGCTGATGGCCAAGGGTGTCATCTTCTGCTCCATCCCCAAGTCCATCTGTGAGTACCCAGACCTTGTCAGGCACTACCTGGGCAGCATCGTACTGCCAGGCGACAACTACTATGCCGCCCTCAATTTAGCGGTGTTCAGCGACGAGTCCTTTTGCTTCGTTCCCAAGGACACAATCTGCCCCATGGAAATCTCGTCCTACTTTAGGATCAACAACAAGGAGACCAACCAGTTCGAGAGGACTCTGATTGTGGCCGTTGAGAGATGCACCTATGTCTTGCTCATTGAGTTGTGTCTTCAGGTTGATGGTGTTAAAGTTCGGCTTCCACCTTGGCCACCACCTGTTTGGACATTCTGGTTGCCTTATGATGTGTGCAGCGGCATGCATTACAACTGCAGAGACTGTGCCTGGTTCAAGGGTATTTGGCAGCCACTATTTTTGGTGACCCCATTTTATATTCGACAGCTGAAGCTTGGTTGGGACGTTTTTCTGGGAAAGGAAATTGGAGAGCCGCAGGGACTGAAGTGGTTGGCTGTTAGTTCGGGGAATATGGCTGAGAAGATGCAAAAAGAGGACAAGTATGATTATTTCTCTGAATTCTTTGAACTTGCAGCTGAATTTTCCAGTTCAGATAATGGTGAAGATGGTGCTACTTTAGTGATGTATAAACATTATGTTGCAACTGCTATTTCCAAAGGAATCCATTGCTTGTCTCTGCGCCTTACTGATGAATACTCCTCAAATGCCCATGCACGGAACCAGTTACTGCCACCAGAACTGTTATTTTTGCTCTCTGATAATTCCTTACTGATGAAGCTCTGATACCAAATGTTAGCACCTTCTAAAAGTCTATAAAGCAGGGAAGGGAGAAAGCAACAGAGATTAGAGACTTGGAGAAGAAGATAGGCAACACGACAGTTGTATTGTTATTCTATTCATATCCCCAACAAGAGTCAGCCACTGAACATATATATGTGTGACTCGCTAATGGACCACTACAAAACGAGTTACACAACCCACTGCGGCCCAATCACATACGAATACAACTTCCTTATCCTCCGAGCGTGCGACTGCGACATTGCCTGTCTTGTTGTTGCTGAATCCTCCGCTTCCTTTACGTGATCCTCGCCACCTATCCATTCCCCACGTGCAGATGTGCTGATAGGTTGTCTCAATTGCTGGATTGGGATGGCGACAGAGGCAGAGGGTATGACAAATTTGATAACATAGTTTGCAAAACActattttaaactaaaaatggGGCGGTGAGGATTCGAAACAGCCGCCCGCGTCATCGTGCAGTGGCCACTTGGGCAGAGCCCCGCACCCGCCGACCTCCTTCACCACCTCGCCGTCGCGATTCTTGCTCTGGCAGCGTGGGTCGATTGACGCTGCTGCCGGTACTTGCTCTGGCAGCGCGTGGCGCACAAGGTTATTAAAACGATAAAACGTTGGAACGTTCATGGGTGAAATTTTgacttttaaacgtttaaacttagtttaaacgtagttttaaacaacataggaaaaataccaatacatcataatttcagacaataatatgaagttaaataccaaaaTAGAGATGTTAGTGGCTTACCAAAACTCCACCCATAGTTGGATTGAACCCCAAAAGTAACTAATAGACTGGGTCCAAAAGTAGCTAATGGTCTAAAATGCATAAAACACAGCGTTTTACAGTTTAGAACGCCAAAACGCTAAAACGTGGTTTCAATCTCTAATTAGAGTTTtgacgtttaaacgtagtttaaacatcgtttaaacgtagttttaataacactgGTGGCGCACCCCTCTGCTCCTTTCTGTCGCCGTCGTGTGTCTGTGTGTAGGTTAAGAGATAGCCTCGACGACCTATCGCTCCTCCTTCCCGTCGTCGCGCGTCCACGAGCGGCGGCTGACGGCCGAGACTCCGCGTCGGCGTCGGACCGTTCATGCGTGGTTGTGTCCCCGAAGCACCGTCTCCCACGGTGAAGGTGCCGGGCGACTACGGCCCGTCGGTGCTGGCACGCCATCCGCGACAGGTTCATCGTCTCCCACGGTGAAGGTGCCGGGCGACTACGGCCCGTCGGTGCTGGCACGCCATCCGCGACAGGTTCATGTTCTTCTTTGGGCCGCAAAGGCCCTTCCACCCACTCCTTTTGTTCTCCCTCTCTCTGCCCTCTGCTACGGAAAAAAATTCTGTACATACCGAATATAAACATTATCTTTTACAGCCCCTCACATCCACCACTTGGAGGCCTACAAAGACAGATCAAAATTTACAAAATAACCTATTAATAATTtgtttttcttctatttatatggACCAACAGCTGGTATACGTGAGGGGTTGTAAAAGAGATTCTTTACATCCGGAATGTAAAGAATTTTTTCCCTGTGCTACCATCTTTCATCGGCCACGGGCCTACCTCTCCTGTGCTCCACTGCTGTCTTTCGTCTTGTCTTTCATCTTGGTCACTGTCTTCACCATCGAGGTTCATTTTCCCTTGACCTTCGGTAAGATCTATTGAGTGTTTCCATAGCCTCTGTTACCGACTCATTGCCCTTCGACCACCTAGACTATTTCGCCGATCCTATGTCTAAGGTTTGGGTGTCCGTGCAGCGTCAATCACATTGATTATGAGCGAAAGCACCTTCTGTCAGCCCCGACTTGATGTCACTTTTATGTCATTCATCTTGTTGGAGGCAAAGCCAGGATGCAGCCTTCCATTATCTTAACATGGTAACAGAGCCAAGGAAATCCTAATCAATCTTCACAATTTTCTCCACCGCCTCCTCTCCTCCATCTAGATCTTCCTCCGCGTTGCCTCCCCCGCAAACCTCGCCTATGCCTCCATTGCCTGCGTCTCCTTCCGCCGCATCATCAGTGATCCGTCCTTCCACCTGCCGACCCGCCCCATCCCTCCTCTCCTCCTCCATCTATCTCTCGCTGCCTCTCTTCCTGTACGTCGCCATGACCACCACGCCATCGTCCTCCTCTCCACCAATTCCCATCCACCAAGTTGTCACCATCAAGCTCACAAAAACAAACTATCTCCTTTGGTGTGCATAGCTCCTGCCATATCTTCGCAGTTTGAAGCTTCTCGGTTTCCTCGATGGATCCAATGCCGCTCCTCTCAAGACCAAGCCGATTATCACGTCGGCCGGCACAACGGATGCCCCCAATCCTGACTACGAGCGCTGGTATGGCCAAGAGCAACAGCTGCTCAGCGGTTTGCTTTCGTCCATGACTCTTGAGGTTCTCCAGGATGTCTGGGACGCCACATCTGCAAGGCGGTGTGGGATTCCCTTCAGAAGAAGTATGTCTCCTCCTCCAAGGCGCGAGCCATTCAGATCCGCTACGAACTCGCCACGGCGCGCAAGCGCGACCTCTCTGCTGCTGATTTTTACCGCAAGATCACGGATCTCGCCTCCGAATTAGTGGTGGCTGGGGCTCCTCTTAGAGATGATGAGATTCTCTCCTATATCTTTGTGGGGCTGCCGGCTGATTATGACCTGTGTTTGTCGTCGTTTGTGGCCACTCTTAGTGACGGTTCTCGAGGTCATCTAAAATATGtgttgggtaccgtaattagggttacccccaacactcctacacacggctggtaaccaccctcagcacaaaccgcaaagactgatgggcacggttcaggtcaaggcctcgccaaccaagggacgcaatctcacctcgcccgacccggacctcgagcaggaacagtagtcccggacgaatccacgcctcgcccgagggcctcctcaggcaatgggtgcaccctcggctcgcccgaggcctagctcgggcaggcttcgtcgagaagcaaccttgaccaaatcgcctctccaaccgaccgtatcgcaggcgcattcaatgcgagggtcgcctgacaccttatcctgacacgcgcgcctcagtcggcaaggtcgaagtgaccgcagtcacttcactctttcgctgaccgatctgacaggaaaacagcgccactcaccctgctccgactgctgtgccagccacccgggcaaggctgacaacagcaagttcagcctcaggcgcaacaagaagctccgcctcgcccgaccttaggcctcggcctcgggaggaggtctccgcctcgcccgaccccagggctcagcctcaaccgcggcctcggaaggtggtctccgcctcgcccgaccctagggctcggcctcaacctcggcctcgggaggaatcacgtcctcgcctgaccccggcctcggcctcaggagaagtctccgcctcacccgaccttgggctcggatcgaccgcgccacgggggatacatcattaccctacccctagctagctcaggctacgggggaacaagacgggtgtcccatctggctcgccccgataacaagtaatgatggctccctgtgtgcatccatgacgacggtggttctcagccccctacggaagcaaggagacgtcagcaagatcccagcagcaccgacagctgtgcttctacagggctcaggcacttctccgacggccacgttaccgcgtacacagggctctagcacctctccgacagccacgttggcatgtacacaggtctCAGGCACTTCCCTGTCAGACACGTTAtcgcctagctacacccccattgtacatctggaccctctccttgcatctataaaagggaggtccatggccttcatgcgggagggcgcgcgggggaacgagctaacaaacaggctcacactctctctctctctctcgcgaacgcttgtaacccctactacgagcacaccccccctggtgcgagataatacgagccacgtttctcccttgtgttccatctcacgccaacccatctaggctgggacacgcagcgacaaatttactcgtcggtccaaggaccccccggggtcgaaacaccgacagttggcgcgccaggtaggggcctgctgcgtgttaacgaacaacttcctgttgagttccagatgggtagtctacaacaacctctttagcccgggacggtgctccgcttcgggagtctcgagttcatgtccctcgacggcagctacgacatggtactcctcccccgtaGCGCGACAGCAaccacgacggtcgtcagctcgcccggcggcggcggactcgacggcgtcttccccccgtggcggaagagcggcatcagggtttgtcccgccaccctcctcgccgcaggaggaggagacggggcaactgaaagggaaataggcttacaccttttcctaaattgattttggtggttgaattgcccaacacaaataattggactaactagtttgctctagtctataagttttacaggtgccaaaggttcacaacaagcaaataaaagaccaaagatgggttcaaataaagagagctaaagacatcccaaaggcaccctgatctggcgcaccagactgtccggtgcaccactgtacaatgtccggtgcaccagggaacttgacgctgaactcgctaccttcgggaaaatgggaggccgctccgctataattcaccggactgtccggtgtgccagcggagcaacggctacttcgcacgcaacggtcgacttcaacgcatttaatgcgcgtctacgcgcgcagaggacagagcacgcgcagaagacgcaccggacaatctacaggacatgtccggtgcaccaccggacagcccagaggccccaccagtcagagctccaacggtcagaacccaacggccggctgacgtggctggcgcaccggacagtgtccggtgcgccatgcgacagacagccttccaacggtcacttttggtggttggggctataaataccccaaccaccccaccattcattgcatctaagttttccaacttcctacaccttacaagagctatagcattcaatacaagacacaccaaagagatcaaatcctctcccaagtccataattCATTCCAAATTAAAtagcgactagtgagagagtgacttgtgttcatttgagctcttgcacttggattgcttctttttctcattctttcttgtgatcaactcaattgtaactgaggcaagagacaccaattgtgtggtggtccttgcggggactttgtgtcccgtttgattgagaagagaagctcactcggtctaagtgaccgtttgagagagggaaagggttgaaagagacccggtctttgtgaccacctcaacggggagtaggtttgcaagaaccgaacctcggtaaaacaaatcatcgtgtctcactctttatttcccCGCGAttcgttttcaccctctctcggactcattcatatttctaacgctaacccggcttgtagttgtgcttaagtttataaatttcatattcgccctattcacccccccccctctaggcaactttcagttggtatcagagcctggtgcttcattagagcctaaccgctcgaagtgatgtcgggagcatccaccaagagggagatcgggaccggcgagaagcccgccacaagccatgggaaggctccatccggggagtccgccaacaaggtgaagggatccccttcacacgacaagtcgcgtcggagcggtgacaagaagaagaagatgaagaaggtggtctactacgagaccgactcttcgtcgccatccacctccggctccgacacgccgtccgtaacttctaaacgccatgagcgcaagaagtttagtaagatccccctacactaccctcgcatttccaaacgtactccattactttctgtcccattaggcaaaccacttaTGTTTGATGgtaaagattataatatgtggagtgataaaatgaggcatcatctaacctcactccacactagcatttgggatgttgttgagattggagtacgggtaccatcaccgggggatgaagactatgattcggacgaggtcacccaaatctgacacttcaactctcaagccaccactatactcctcgcctctctaagtcgagaggagtataacaaggtgcaagggttaaagagcgccaaggagatttgggacgtgctcaagaccacgcacgaaggagatgaggtgaccaaaatcaccaagcgggagacgatcgagggggagctcggtcggttccgactcaaccaaggcgaggaccctcaagccatgtacaaccgcttgaagaccttggtgaaccaagtgcgcaacctcgggagcaccaaatgggatgaccatgagatggtcaaggttattctaagatccctcgttttccttaaccctacgcaagttcaattaattcgaggtgatcctagatacacgctaatgtctcccgatgaagtaataggaaaatttgtgagctttgagttgatgatcaaaggct
It encodes:
- the LOC100277642 gene encoding uncharacterized protein LOC100277642, translated to MVAALGPGRFYGSGLPRPRFFPGDRVDPPASVTDPLLDWAREAHWSMGGFGVKRLRLQGRIEGSIDKLRRRTRRDARAKTKARSAGHVPASLSPLGSEDEAEEVAAPERALVDDDVDSDGSDESEGEEEDEPLAAIVTAAKKRRARKLSDEFDRIAAEQQYQLVVEKKRKAGAAKPARTSPRKQASAPAAGSSPKRKQASAPAAGAPAMVSPKRKAAAPAAAPSSAAGARRTSPRNKH